The stretch of DNA catACTATGCTACTCGTTCCTGTCCCaagctattctctcgaactcactcgagatatgaaatgattattaaagttagctacgctttaataACATAATGAAAAACAGTAGCACACTCAAGAACAAATCGATAATCGAAACATAAATTACTTAAATCAACGTTCGGGGTAGAACCCtcttaatcccaacaaatacgaaagtttagctactaaaattcatagcaaaacaatgtttaaacaataaattctaaattaaaaaTACTAGATTTGACGAAAAACGTGAAAAACGGTGCTTGGAATCTCGATAATCTTCAACTCCCAAACTTTGCTCCAGCTTTTCTCCCTTTTTCTCTACTCCTTGGCTCAGAATAATGTCTGAACCATCCAAATCGTACaaaattccctttccatatcATCCCCTATTCAGAAATAAGGGAAGAAATCGGCTAAGAATATTTCCAAAAATTCAACTGCACTCGGgaggacataagtttccgcccgggcggatgtctTGCGCAAATCctctattattttttcattgacGCACCTGGGCGGACATCTTGCACAAATAATCTTTTTTTTCATACCTTGCAGGCGCCTGAGCGGATAAGGCGCACATAattatccgcccgggcggatagcTTTCGCACTTCGACCACTTTTCTTCAGTTAATTCACGAATTGCCTGGATTTTCAACCACGAACCCTATGAGCAACCAGAAAACATAATATATgccaaaatttcataaaatgcatgcaatctaaacGATATGTGCAATATAAATGAAAAACACGTAAAATCCACCTATATCATCAATCTTCTATTAATGTCAAACAAGTTTTTATAACAATTCAAGTCACTTTTGCTCGATCGAGTAAAGAAGATCATAATCAAAGAGTAGCTGAACAAGTTACTTAGATTAACCAACAAACTGATGCCTACCGAGCACATTTAGATAATACCTTCTGAAAGTAATACAATTCACGTGGATCCAGACATTGAACCACAAATGTAATTTCTTATACAAAGGTAAATAAGAAGAAACCAGCGACAAGAAAAGGTGTTGACATATCCTACTCTATCCAAACCAGGTAATTCCTAGGAGGCCTGTTTCAGCACATTCACTTCAATTCCTCCTAGGGAGGACTGGACAATAATACCTCTGTTGAGTTTCCAAGTAAGGGTTGCTACAATCATGGCAGAGAGATCGAAGGCCGTGCATGTGTAATCTCTCTATGAGTATTAATTAATATGTCCATCAATTTGAGAAGCAGACGTAGTTACCTCTACCCTAATTGCTTCTTGTTCGGATTCATCAGTGAGATTTTCTTGTTCCAACTGTCAATTCCCAAGATAGTACAACCTAATTATTTGGCTAGCTAGGCTGCATCCCGATCAGATATCAAGCTAGAGCATGTCATGAATGCCATAGCAGCTCTAGCCAAGAAATTTGATAGCTAGCATCTTCTCAAGTGTAGGTAGGTAAaataaaactatatatatatgcattacACAGGGGTATTCATTTCAAAGAAAAAGAGTGCACAGAATCCAGTCACGTGTATATACCTGAAAATCATGTTGAACACAAACCTTGAATATAAGATTATAATggtaggaaaaaaaattaaaagatcgTTCAAACGTACGCTTCTATTCCAAATTAAATACTCATGAAGACCAATCACATGTGTTTGTAATATACACATAAAATGTCatatccaaaaataaattaatattttaattttttataattttttaaaaaataaatattataaatgacgaataataaatttattgaaATGTGAATGCTGATGGTGGAAACAAGTTCGAGCTGGTCAACCAACGGCTGCGTGCGTGTGTATAAGATTTCACCAAATAACTAATTAAAACGGATGAAAGCATAAATTGTTGATCTAATGTATattaatttgattgatgtaTATATGATTAATATATGTTTTCCAATTGTTTATTAacactttttaaatttttttgattgGATTGAATATTGGTTGtatgaattttaatattaatatcaaacaataaaaataatattaaattataaatatgacGAAAATATATTTAGCAACCGATATTACTAATTTTGATCTCAAATTAGAGACCAAAATTACCGTCGATCTCTAATTCGGTTACAAATATCCGTGTTTTTGTAGTGTGCATATATGCGTGCGAAACAAATTACAAATCTTTGTGTATTTTACTAGTATatacatatcaaatcaaactaaTTCTgcttcttttatgattattccTTAActtaaaaacataatattataatgtatTCATATGCAGTCTCGTTATTTTTTCcaatataaaaaattagattttcaagaaattaaatataattcctTTTCAAAATGTATTCGATCGAATTGGTCGTTTTTCACGTAGTAAAAAACTACAATTAGTAAAAAACTATAATTATTTTTTCCATCGGAAAAACTTACTTCAAAGAAATAAGAACTAGGATTTTTTAGAATACAATTCTTTTTTCccacttcttttttttttacctgCTACCACACGGATATGGGACCTATTTATAGTTAAGGGGGAAAAGTATATGCAAAAATGAACTTGTATCACATTAATATTGTAAAATTGGTGGTAATTAAGATCAaaagattttcatatatatatgttCCCACGAGTAATGATGATAATGATGAAAGTTGAGACAACATCAACCAATCATATGCCTAATCCTCCAAAAAAGGTGGATGTTGAGATATCGGTAAGTTTTAAGGCCAAAATACACTTGTCTAAAACAGTTGAGATATCATTACCCCTTCCATAATGTCTTAATTAAGACAATTTCAGAGGTTTTAGGTTTAAACTTGTGTATCAAGAATGGCAATGGCAAGTTTTGCCAAGCTATTTTAAACAGGTTTCCTTGTAAAAGGAAACAACCCTTTTCATACAACACATTTTCCTCCAAAAATCTCTCTTGGAAATATGATTTCTGCCCTTCCTTAAAGATAATTTTTTCTCTTGTATAATCATGCATGATACGTCCTTCAGTTTCTACCTTTGTTTATGCTCATTACAGCCTCTCATAATCTGGTATGATTCAAACAATTTATCTCCTTTTCATGATCATGATAATTTTGACGGCTAAATACATATATGTTCTATCCTTGCTCTTTTTTTCCAGCAGTTCATGGAAGATAGGCTAGCTGTAACTTTTTGGCTCAGAACTTATCTTTTTGTCATATCAACAATTAAATCTTGATTAGAGGCATTATTTTACTATGGATGATTGCGActttctttcaatttagttttcTTTCTTGAAACAATATATTCACACGTTGATCATTGTTTAGCATATCACCAGTGTCTTATACTACATTTAATATAAACCATTGAAGTTCTCGTCCTTAAGAATGCTTTTTGTAAGTTGTTATTCGAGATTATTTGTTCCATGTCATGATTCTGTTTAAACAAATTATATGCCGCCATTGATTTTTATGTTATTAGATTATAATGGAAGAAGAGACGTTGAACATGCTTCCACGAGAAAACTTGCACAAGAATGAAGAATCTTCAGATTCTAATTGTAGCATCTACATGTCTCATCCATGTAAGCGCTCTCGATTCGAAAGATTCAAGGGTGTTGTGCCACAGCAAAATGGACACTGGGGAGCCCAAATATACGCAAATCATCACCGAATATGGCTCGGTACGTTTAAATCCGAGATAGATGCTGCTATGGCCTATGACACTGCAGCAATCAAACTTAGGAGCGGGGATTCTCACAGAAATTTCCCATGGACTGGATTAAGTGTTCAAGAACCAAAGTTCCAAAGCCTTTTTACCACGGATGCAGTTTTTAACATGATAAGGGATGGATCATATCCATCAAAATTTGCTGAATTTCTAAGGAATCAAAAGGGTGAATTAGAATTAGGCCTTAATTTATCGTCTGTCCATGGAGATGGACAATTTTCATGCACCCTGCTTTTTGAGAAGGAATTAACACCAAGTGATGTTGGCAAGCTCAATAGGCTTGTTATCCCTAAAAGGTACGCGGTGAAGCATTTTCCTAATGTCCCCGATCTTAGTGAAGCTAGTTTGGATTCTGAAAGAGTTGATGAAGTTCAGCTTGAGTTTTATGATAGGCAAATGAGATTGTGGAAATTTCGGTACTGTTATTGGAAAAGTAGCCAGAGTTTTGTCTTCACAAGAGGTTGGAACAGGTTCGTTAAGGAGAAGTGCCTGACAGCAAACGACACGATTTCTTTTTACATGTATGAGAGCTGTGGTGGACGAAATTTTGGGCGGTCTTTTTTAGTGATTGACAAAGCAAACAAGGGGAGTTCAAGAATTGAAGACACGACCAAAGAAAAGACATTTCATGGAATGGCGACGGCTTCTACTCCTCGAAGAAACATAGAAGGTATTAGGCTTTTTGGGGTTCAAATTGATTAAGTCAGAGGCCTACGGTTTCGAAAATTCTTGTTTTCATGGATCTTATATATGTTTGTGTAATCTTCTTCATGTTACGTTGTTTATGGCTGATTCCGAGTTGCAGTATTCATAAAAGTTGTCAACCAATCAGTACAGCAAAACTTAAAAGAGCTAATTCAAGTCAGACTTGTGTGTGGATATGCTCCAGATCATTAGTATTCAAGCATTTGTATTGACTGTATTTTTCCGCACTTGACACCATAGCATTAATACATAGAATCGACTCTCGTAAACtcaacataaatatataattaatgctCTTCTTTTCACGGTTCCTCGGCTGGAAACTCGACATATACATAGAATTGACTaggtaataataataaaaagtcATTGCATTCACATATTTAAACCATTTTCAAATTCAAACAATGAATGTCATAAAATATTTGAACACAATATATAATTTGGAAATTGTTTTACAGAAATAATTGTCCCGATATATCCGGACAAATGACAATTATATTTAAGCAGGTCTATACGGACGAGTTTTAGTTTCGAAATGTCCAAGGTTAAATTAATTTTACTTTAAAGTATATTTTCTAATATCCACATTCATCGTTTATTTGAATTCAATTACAAAAATTTCGGGAAATATATATTATGCAGACATGCAAGCGgtgctgtttttttttttttttacctattATTAAAGGCCACATGATGCAATAATAATTCATCATGACTTGTATCAGATAAAACAACCTATCAACTTATAtcctaattaaaaaaaaaaaaagaaaagagatACCTCACATTCATGAGAAAAAATCTTAAAGAATGAGACGAACCCTACAGATTTAAGAATACATTGACTCATTCTAACCCTACAGATTTAAGAATACATTGACTGGGGCCACTGAAATTATACTTCGTATTCCatagtatagatatatattataataatattatgtatagaaattttttcttttatttgatATATTCCTTTCTAAATTTCAAGCAGAACCTGACACACATCCCAAATAGCAATTTGTAAAGCAGCAATATGTTCTACAAAATTTAGCAACCATAAATTGCAGACGCTGCCTGCATAAGAGGTACACCGCGACAGGCTCGTCGAGCACCGACGTTCAAAACTCTTCCTTTTCTTAGCACAGAAATATAGATTTTTCTTTTCAGGTTCCAGTAAACACAGCCTGCAAGGTTCTGCTACTTAAAAGACTGCATTGCACTGCGGCTTCTTGTAAGAAAATAAGCACTTATGCCAGAAAATTTTCGCTCCAACACACCAAAATTTGAGCTATCGCTGTTTGTTACTTCAGATGTATGATCATTTGTAGACTCAGGGGTGCTTAGACTTGACACTCCAATTCCTTCGGATATTCCATGAATCTTCAgtagaaaaatgaaaaataagtcCTGATGCAGAGCTTTGCAAAGAAAAATAAGAACTACCTTCAGGCCTGATGCAGAGCTTTGCAAAGAATCGGAAGACGCAAATATATCCTGCTTATTTTGAGACTCGTCGGAAGTCGAAGGTGATGGAGAATTGGAGGGTAAAGACACGGCCTGTGAACAGTGAAAAGTGAACAAGCAGATGATGACAAATAATAAGACCGTGATCAAATTAAACACAATAATTTGAACTTCCACGGATATGTACACCACCATGCCTTGAGGAGATAAGATCCTACCCTGGAGGGAGATACTTGTGGCAATTCGAGTGCAGGCCTGGATGCAGATCCCTAGGAAGCATAGGAACAAAAACGCCATCAACAATAATAGTGATACAACAAAAATGCAAAAACACGAGTTTAAGGTCGTGCCTTGATTTGCTCCACAGTTTTTGTATTTTCAAGATTCCTGACAAAGGCGACCAGCTTCCCCACACCAAAGTTCGTTTCATTCTATATTCATAACATTAGACACCACTATCAACAGGAGGACCAAAAATTCAGTAGCATAGCATCAGAGGCTAAAGTAAATGGTACCTGTCTCCCTTCTATCCTACTGATTTTAGTCTCCTGAGAGAAAATAAATGAACTGGGGATTCAGTCCCAATATATGGAATTAGTGTGAAAGCATAATAGGAGTGACACAAGTGGGAGATATTAATAACCAGAGATCGGACTGCATGATGAACAGAATTGACATCGGAACCTATTAGTTTCACGTCACCCCGTAGCTCAGAAACCTGCATCAATTGCTCTAACTTGATAGGATGCATGCAAAAAAATAGGCATAAACTAAAACAGTTGATCAATTATATAGTTGCCTAACCTCTTCTTTTGTTGCCACTATATTATCAGTACACTCGTCAACTTTACCGTCTACACGGTCAATTCTTGATGATAAATGCTTCCTAGTGGCCTGGGAAGGCAAAAAAAGGGTCAGAAAACTAGATTTTCAAGAACTCAATGGAGAAGAGAAGACCACAAACTTTTCAATGAACTGAAAACACCTATATTCATGAGAAAATTTTATGTTAGAGAAATTCAACTGCGCAAGTTCAGATAATCAAACACCATAACTGCATTATAAACGAAAATGAACTTAGTCTACAAACTTACCGACACTGAGGAGTAAACATTTTCTAGTTGCTTAGCCACAGAACTACATGCATCATTTAAGCCTCGTCTCGTTGCAAAcatcatatcagataatctcCAGCCCTAAAAGTTCGTGAAAGTCCAAATAGTATTGAATCCAAAAAGGAAATTAGAAGAAATCATAAACATATGAGAAACCTGAAACACACAAGGACGTTTTGATTTCACAAAGTACAGTGCATGAACAGTAACTGGATTATAATCAATGGGTGTCCAGTTCTCACCAACAACAAAAGGTTACTCAACTACACAATTTCGTGATACTAAATTCAATAGATAACAAATGTGAACATCATGAAGAATCTCGAACAAGACTCCCTTCTCTCAAACATTTCTCAACACATGAAAACATGCAGTCTAGTTAGCTCAAAACAGGACCATGCCCAACATATTTTCTCTGTCTACTTTATGCTTTCACTATCCAACAGCCGGCAACCGCCTAACAAGAGGAAAATCTCTAAGTTCAGAACAGTAACTTGCAAGCAATACAAAAAATTTGCTCATACGCAGGACAAAGATACATCATACTCATGCCAGTAAAGCAGAaggttttatgctttattttttaaaacgcGGGATCTAAAATGCTATCAACTTTATATAGGatgtttttagtttttattattttttacaagGAATGTTGATGCAATTAGCCCCACAAAGCTATGTTCTTTGTCATTTCCAATAATTGCAAGTTGCAACTAAAGATAGCACAAATTATTATATCGATATCAAGTCTTACTATGCCTGTTCAATGATAGTATTTCAACACATGCAATGAAAGTGTGTGACTAAGAAAAACCATCAATATGTCTAGTCCTGTATTATATCGGGTATCAAGTTTTATGAAGCATGTTCAATGATAATATTTCAACACATGCAATGAAAGCATAACTGAGAAAAACAGTCATTATGTCCAGCCTTGTGATAAAGGACTCTATACAATAGCAAAAAGAAATTAATTGAGCCTAATACCAGAAAGACATATAAAGTTCATTTTAAAGCAAAGGTGAAACAATAAAGCATTGATGAAATGATATAGAAATTTAACAGTTGGACCAAATCATAAAAAAAGGTAAATTACTTTCCACCATATGTAGCCATATCCAACAACCACGACGATGACGATGACACCATATTTCCCAGATCCTGTAAACAGTAGGAAATAATGAGGTCCATCAGCTGTCATAACTAATTGTTACCCAGAAGAAAATAAACACAACACAGAAAACATCAACAGTCGTCAAAATTAATTCATGGATAATAGAGAAGTCCATGGTTTTCTATTGCTTATAGCTCTTTATATCACTACAATATAAAACAAAACCATAAAATTAGACTGGAttcaattaataattaaaatagctCTAGATCTAGGAACAAAATGTTACATTAAAGCATAAAAATGTATAAGAGGCATCAATCATCATTATGTTGCAAGTAGTCAACTGCGCTAGGGAGGAGGGTGTTGTGATGAAAGCAATGCCAAAAGTCACAATTGATTAGGTaccagagagagagagagagagacttGTGATTTTGAATGCTTCAGCATGCATAATATGTTAAATCATTAAATGAATGTATCACTTTGCAGGTATTTCGATCCTCATTTCACTGTCACAATAGGCCCACATCAATTTCCAGAGCAGAACAAGCATTGAACTTAAAAAATGGAGctaattaaatatcatttgcTATTGTGTCTTATGTAAAAAAACATCAAGATCAACCTGATCGATCTCCAGTTACGATAGTAACAGATCTAGTTGATGCCAAGAGTTGCAGCTCTTGTCTCAGGCTATTAACCTGTAAagatttgaaacaccaatccgTTTGTGGAACAAGAACATTCAATATATGTAAGGTAAATTTAAGTGGAAGCAGGCCAAAATGTAATAGCTACAAGCCATGTAGGTATAAAAATACATTCACATGTGTATCTTCAGCCGTAAACAAATTCATTAGCTAGACTATAAACAGGCTTCAGCCGTAAACAACTTCACTAGCTAGACAACAAAGTACAAACAGGCCAGATCTGTAAGTGAACCAACTTTGtggatttttatcttttatcGAATATTTATGCTAAGGAATATCCCTCCAAAGAGAACTTTGACTAAGATAACAAGAACACTGAAGAAAACAGGGAAACGGGTATAATTCACAGTAGGCTCATAggtaataaaaataacaaagcGCTGCTCTGATACCCCTGCTATTTAAAAGAGAGACAACGTGTCTTAAATACATCCACCAAACCACCTCATCAAAAACAAATGATACAAACGAAAATGCTCAATCAATCAGAAGGGCTTTAACAGAACAGAGTAAACATATATGGAATGTCTCCGAGAAGAGTGTGTGATATCTATCTATTCAATAAAAGAACCAAACCGTGTGTTCATCGGGGGAAAAACACAGTTCAGACCTGTTGCAGCAAAGAATCATTTTTTGGCTTAGAGCTTGAAGTGGTTGAATCTTCTTGCTTAAGTTGCTTTAAAACAATCTGATAGGCAACGAAAACAAGATTTAAGCAAATATTTGAGAAATTATCAACCAATTGATTTTTTAATATGTGAATTCCATAACAAGACAAGATATTCAAACCGCAAAGAACGGAATCACCTTAAAAGCCCCGGAGAAAAAATCTGATACACCAGGTAACCGCCCTTCTTTAGCAAGAACAGAGCCGACCAGGCCTGCAAAAAAATGGCAAGGCTTTTAATTTCTTGACAAAAAATTAATGAAGATCGTGTTCCAAGTTCAACAGAACTACAATATGCATAAACTCATGTCTATTACCATGGTATGCAACAGGAATTCACATCATTGAGAACAAATAAGTCCAAATTAAAGGTAACTTCCTTTCATGGCCGGAATTTCCCCCTGAAATGATCACAATCCGTCCCAATTCTCACTATTACGACAAGATAATTAACTACTTTTTCAGCGATACCCAATAGAATGAGTGAAAACAACCAAAACTCCAACAAACACACACTAAATGCTACAGAGGAGCGAATACAGATACAGGCCAGCGTTTATCGCAAAACCCAATAATCATCGGAACAGAAAGAAACAAAGTTCAGAAAGAATAAATTAATCACCAACAAGTGAATTAAATGAAGGCTAGCTGAACCTGCACCAACGAGGAGTGTGAGCTTTCCAAGAGGAAGGGCCATCACCACTACAACCGAAATCTACTACTTATCGAAGAAGACAATCATCAAAGAAATTAGACATTATTCGATTGTTTTTTCAATAGAGTGAAAGACGGAGCAGAGATCGACGAGGGTGTATTTAGCAGGGGGTTTGCTGGTTGTAAATTACGGATGTGCCCGCTGTTTTTAAATTACGGATGTGCCCTTGATTGCTTATTGGCCAAGTTAGTTAACAGGGGATTTTAAGGTTTaccattttattattattaatatattttatgacCACAACCTGCCTCTGATGTTATATCAAGACACGTTCTAAAGAATTCAGAATTATAGATTTAGATACGCTTCTCCTTaagttttcagtcaaattctcaatgatttgatattatagATTCTGTGATTTATAGATTttccccaacaagtggtataaAAATCACTCATGCTTGAACCATTGAgatttttttaaagttttagATACTATTTAGTTTCAGATctggaaaagaaaattttgttaattttttttttgatttgcCTTCagatcttttaaatattttggttgaaaacAAATCTTTTAAAGTTTCAGTTTTTGTAAAGACATTttggttaaaattttaataattccgtaTAAGACTTCGATTTTCCGTCCAGTTTTTCTTCAACAAAAAGTGAAATATATATTAGAGAAAAGTCGAAAATGTGGGTTAAACTTTTTTTGCCAAAATCGACATAGCGTGCGTCCAACAATGTCCAAATAGACGTAGATGCGCATAAGCACCATTTCGAGGTGTCCTCGCGTGCCAAGGAATGTCCAGGTAGTCGCAGGCACGTGATTTTGGGGCACTTCGGCGCGACCAGGATGTTTTGGGCAGTAGCTGGGGCGCAATTTTTGGGCGTCCCATCGTGCACCGTATgtaattttcagattttttttgTTACGATTCAGGTTTTATTTGGTTTAAGGTTAAATATTCAATCATTCAAATAATGATGATGttacatgtattttaaaatatattgatCGAAATAAAATGTCGTCAAAGTGACATATTTTattgaaatcaattttttt from Primulina eburnea isolate SZY01 chromosome 6, ASM2296580v1, whole genome shotgun sequence encodes:
- the LOC140835563 gene encoding AP2/ERF and B3 domain-containing transcription factor At1g51120-like, encoding MEEETLNMLPRENLHKNEESSDSNCSIYMSHPCKRSRFERFKGVVPQQNGHWGAQIYANHHRIWLGTFKSEIDAAMAYDTAAIKLRSGDSHRNFPWTGLSVQEPKFQSLFTTDAVFNMIRDGSYPSKFAEFLRNQKGELELGLNLSSVHGDGQFSCTLLFEKELTPSDVGKLNRLVIPKRYAVKHFPNVPDLSEASLDSERVDEVQLEFYDRQMRLWKFRYCYWKSSQSFVFTRGWNRFVKEKCLTANDTISFYMYESCGGRNFGRSFLVIDKANKGSSRIEDTTKEKTFHGMATASTPRRNIEGIRLFGVQID
- the LOC140835244 gene encoding uncharacterized protein isoform X1 translates to MALPLGKLTLLVGAGLVGSVLAKEGRLPGVSDFFSGAFKIVLKQLKQEDSTTSSSKPKNDSLLQQVNSLRQELQLLASTRSVTIVTGDRSGSGKYGVIVIVVVVGYGYIWWKGWRLSDMMFATRRGLNDACSSVAKQLENVYSSVSATRKHLSSRIDRVDGKVDECTDNIVATKEEVSELRGDVKLIGSDVNSVHHAVRSLETKISRIEGRQNETNFGVGKLVAFVRNLENTKTVEQIKGSASRPALELPQVSPSRVGSYLLKAVSLPSNSPSPSTSDESQNKQDIFASSDSLQSSASGLKIHGISEGIGVSSLSTPESTNDHTSEVTNSDSSNFGVLERKFSGISAYFLTRSRSAMQSFK
- the LOC140835244 gene encoding uncharacterized protein isoform X2 yields the protein MALPLGKLTLLVGAGLVGSVLAKEGRLPGVSDFFSGAFKIVLKQLKQEDSTTSSSKPKNDSLLQQVNSLRQELQLLASTRSVTIVTGDRSGSGKYGVIVIVVVVGYGYIWWKGWRLSDMMFATRRGLNDACSSVAKQLENVYSSVSATRKHLSSRIDRVDGKVDECTDNIVATKEEVSELRGDVKLIGSDVNSVHHAVRSLETKISRIEGRQNETNFGVGKLVAFVRNLENTKTVEQIKGSASRPALELPQVSPSRAVSLPSNSPSPSTSDESQNKQDIFASSDSLQSSASGLKIHGISEGIGVSSLSTPESTNDHTSEVTNSDSSNFGVLERKFSGISAYFLTRSRSAMQSFK